Below is a window of Halarcobacter anaerophilus DNA.
TTTTGATGCTTGTCCCACTCCCGGGGCAATAGTTTGGGATTTGCCTTATACTGCCGAATATGATGATTATTATCTGGAAGGTAACGAAGAGGGTATTTATAAAATCAGAGTACATAAGAAAAAAGGTATTTTCTCTCCTGCAAATCAGCCAAAACCTTTTAGGGAAGCTATTAGTATAGAAGAGAGAATGGAACATAAGGCTTTGGAATTTTAGAAGATGAAAAAAGAAGATTTGGAACATTATCTCCGTCTTGAATATCCTTTTGAGTGTTACAGCGGAGAGCATGAAGTAGGCGATGCCTATTTAGTTCAATTTACCGATTTTGATATTAAAGCCTCTAGTGAAGATTATGAAGAGGCTGTAACGCTTGCCCATGAGTATTTGGCACAGCATATTGTAAGTGAGTTAAAAAACGGAAGAGAACTTCCAAATCCAGGTGAAGGAATAGAATTTATGAAACATAGAGAAGCATTAGCGGCATATAAGAAGAAAGATTTTGAAACAGCTTTTAAAATTTGGGAAGAAGAAGCCAAAGTCAAAAATGACAGGGCAATGGCAAATCTTGGACTAATGTACTTAAAAGGTGAAGGTGTAAATAAAGATTATGCCAAAGCTAAAGAGTGGTTTGATGAAGCCAGCAAATATGATAATGACTCTGCTAATTTTAATTTGGCTTTAATGTATCAAACAAAAATCGGAGTAGAAGAGGATCTTGAAAAAGCTAAAGAGTATTTTAGACGTGCAGTTAGAAAAAATCATACACAAGCTGCTTTTAGACTAGCTCTTCTTCTTTTAAAAGATAGAAACAATCTTGATGAGGTAAAAGAGGGTTTTGATTGTATGATTAAAGCTGCTTCAAAAGGTCATGCAATGGCAAATATCCAACTTACGGGGATGGATAAACCTTTTGAAGAAAATTGTGAGTTAAATGAACACTTTAGGGCACAAACAAAAGAGAAACAACTAGAGATAATAAATGATGCTTTAGATAGATTTATCAGACCGATTTTATTAAAAGACGGCGGTAATGTTGTTTTAGTAGATTTTATAAATGAACCGGAATTGGAGTTAAGACTTGCTTACCAAGGTGCATGTGTCGGTTGTTCTATCGCTTCAACGGGAACCTATTCAATGATAGCAGATACTATGCAAAAAGTAATAGATTCAAGAGTAAGGATATTTATCCTATGAGAATTGCATTTGCTTCCAAAGATAATATCCATGTAAATGAGCATTTTGGATGGTGTAAAGAGTTTTATATTTATGAAATAGATAAAGACTCTTTCTCTTTTATCAAATCTGTAGACTCTTCAATAGAGATTGACGATGAGATTGATAAATTAACATATAAAATTGAGTGTATTGAAGATAGTGATATTTTATATGTACAGCAAATCGGTCCAAAAGCTTCAATGATGGTAAAATCGGCAAAAGTTTTTCCCATGCAGGCAAGCAAAGAGAATGAAAAAATAGAGGATGTATTAAACAAATTGATAAAAATGCAGGAAAATCCTCCAATCTGGATGAGAAGGTTAATAGTAAAATAAAAT
It encodes the following:
- a CDS encoding 4Fe-4S dicluster domain-containing protein, with amino-acid sequence MAVMITDECINCDTCIEECPATAIVSADDSPLEEGEYTYVKPEKCIECVDGSVPKCFDACPTPGAIVWDLPYTAEYDDYYLEGNEEGIYKIRVHKKKGIFSPANQPKPFREAISIEERMEHKALEF
- a CDS encoding NifU family protein; translated protein: MKKEDLEHYLRLEYPFECYSGEHEVGDAYLVQFTDFDIKASSEDYEEAVTLAHEYLAQHIVSELKNGRELPNPGEGIEFMKHREALAAYKKKDFETAFKIWEEEAKVKNDRAMANLGLMYLKGEGVNKDYAKAKEWFDEASKYDNDSANFNLALMYQTKIGVEEDLEKAKEYFRRAVRKNHTQAAFRLALLLLKDRNNLDEVKEGFDCMIKAASKGHAMANIQLTGMDKPFEENCELNEHFRAQTKEKQLEIINDALDRFIRPILLKDGGNVVLVDFINEPELELRLAYQGACVGCSIASTGTYSMIADTMQKVIDSRVRIFIL
- a CDS encoding NifB/NifX family molybdenum-iron cluster-binding protein gives rise to the protein MRIAFASKDNIHVNEHFGWCKEFYIYEIDKDSFSFIKSVDSSIEIDDEIDKLTYKIECIEDSDILYVQQIGPKASMMVKSAKVFPMQASKENEKIEDVLNKLIKMQENPPIWMRRLIVK